The nucleotide sequence GATGCCGCGGATCGGGCTGCGGATCATTCGCAATTCGAGCTGCGCCTCGGCCCGCTGCAGTTCGATCCCGGCGAGCTTGTGCTTCAAGATCTCGGTCTGAAGGTCGCGCCGGCCGATCTCGTAATCGGCCTCGACCTGATCGAGCTTCTCCTGGGTGACGATGCCCTTCGAGAGCTGGTTCTGGCGGTCGAGGCGGCGCTTGTAGAGTTCGATGCGGGTCTGCTGCGCCTCGATGCTCGCCGTCGATTCCGACTGCGCCCGCGACAAGGCGACATTGGCCTCCTCCACGCTCGAATCGAGCCGGGCGATGATGTCGCCGGCCTTCACCGTGGCGCCGCGATTGACCGGCACACTCTTGAGGATGCCGAGCGTGGCCGAGCCGATCTTGAGCTTCTGCGCCGGCTCCACGACGCAATCGACGCGGGTCGCCTCGGCCCGCGCCGCGGAGGCGCAGAGGCAAAGGGCCGCGAGTGCCGCGCAGATCCGGGCTCGCCGCATTCCGGCCTGAAAGGTCATCGCGAAACAATCCTCATTCAGCGTGGCCGGCAAAGGCCAGGATCCGGTCCTGCATCTGGTCCGAATGCAGCAGGTCGGCGCGCATGCGTCCGTGCAGCCGCTCGGTGCGCAACTGCGCGTGGCGCAGAAGACGCGCGCCGAAGGCGCGGCCACGTGCCGGACCGAGCAGCGCCATAATGCGTCGGGCAGGTCCGCGTCCGATAGGGCCGCTTTCCATCAGCGGATCGTCGAGGGAGAGGATCGCCTGGAAGCAGCCCGGCTCGCCCTGGCGCCCGCTGCGGCCGGCGAGCTGATCGTCGATGCGCCGCGCGTCCTGGCGCTCGACCATGATGACGTGCAGGCCGCCGAGTTCAGCGATGCCGGGGCCGAGCTTGATGTCGGTGCCGCGCCCGGCCATGTTCGTCGCGACGGTGATGCGGCCGCGCTGCCCGGCTTGCGCTACGATGGCCGCCTCCTGACCGTCCTGGGCGGCGGACAGCACCGTGTGCGGCAGTCCGGCCTCCGTGAGATAGGCGCTGGCCCGCGCCGAGGCCGCCACTGAGCGCGTACCCACCAGAACCGGGCAGCCGCGCGCGTGCAGCTCGGCGATGCGCTCGGTCACCCGCCGCCACTTCGCCCCCTCGTCGGGTAGCACCTCGTCGGGGAGGTGGCGCCGCTGCACCGGCCGGTGCGTCGGGATACGCGCCACCGGCAGACGGTAGACCGTCCAGAACTCGGCGGCGACGCCGCGGGTGGTGCCGGTCATGCCGGCGAGGCGCGGATAGCGGCGGAAGAAGCGCTGATAGGTCATGCGCGCCAGCGTCGCGCGGGCGCCGGAGAGCGCGCAGCCTTCCTTGTGCTCGACCATCTGGTGCAGGCCGTCGCTCCAGCTCCGGTCCGGCATCACCCGGCCGGTATTGGCGTCCACGATCACCACCTTGCCATCGCGCAGGATGTAGTTCTCGTCGCGGTGGAACAGGTGCAGGGCCGAGAGCGCCTGCCGCACCAGCCCTTCGCGGGTGACGCGCCCGCGCCAGGCGGAGTCCTCGCTCCGCGCATCGCTCTTGGCGAGCGCGGCGATCCGTTCGCGGCCGGGCTCGGTAAGGACGATCCGGTGCTCCGCCGCCTCGATCGCGTAGTGCTGCGGGCTCGACAGTTCTCCGGCGATCTCCATGGCGCGGGCGAGAACTTCGGTGCCGAATTGCGAGCCGGCCGGGGCCGAGATGATGAGCGGCGTGCGCGCCTCGTCGATCAGCACGCTGTCGGCCTCGTCGACGATGGCGAAGTGCAGGCCGCGCAGGCGCAGTTGTGCGAGCCGGCTTGCGCCTGCATGCATGTTTTCGAGCTTGAGCCGCACGTCGCTGGCGCGCTGGCCGAGCGCGATGCGGTCGCGCAGGTAATCGAAGGCGAGGTCCTTGTTGGTGCAGTAGGTGATGTTGCAGCCGTAGGCTAACGCCCGCTCCGGCTGCTCCTGCTTCTCCTTGATGACGCCGACGGTGAGGCCGAGCGCCGCATAGAGCGGCCGCATCTCCTCGGCATCGCGCTCGGCGAGGTAGTCGTTGACCGTGACGACATGGACGGGCAGGCCGGCCAGGGCCGCCGCGCCGGCGGCGAGCGTCGCCGTCAGGGTCTTGCCCTCGCCGGTGGCCATCTGGGCGATGCGCCCGTCGAGGAGGGCGGCGGCGCCCATCATCTGCACGCCGTAATGGCGCTGCCCCTTCACCCGGCCCGACATTTCGCGGATCAGGGCGAAGGCTTCGGTGATGTCGGGATCGCGAAAGGTTTTTTGGGCGCGCAGGGTCGACGTGACCGCCCGGATTCGGAACTGCAGCGCTTCCTCGGACAACTCCGCCACCGTCTCGGCCTGCGCCAGGGCGTTGCGAGCGATGCGCGCGTAGCGGCGGCTCGCCCAGCCTGCGAGGCCCACCCGAGCCAGCCCGATGACCTTCGCCGCAGCCTGATCGAGGCGTGTCGCCTTGAGCGGCTTGTGCTCGGAATAGGCCCGCGCCGACGGCAGGCGGAAGGCCGGACCGGCGGGGAGCGGGCCCGCGGGGAGGGCGAGGGGATCAGACACGGAACTGGCTCAGGAAGACCTGACGCAGGCTGCGCAGCACGCGCCACGCGATCGGCTCCGCCCCGTGATCGAACCGGACATAGACCCGCTCGCCGAGCACGTTGAAGGGGATGCCGCCGGCGAGCTGAACGTCGAAGACGAAGATGCTCTGGAGCGCCACCGGCTTCTGCGGGTTGCTGGCATCGACCGCGATGGTGCCGCCGCCCTGTGTCGCGAGGGCGAGGCTCGGGATCTCCTGCTGCGCCCCCGGCACCTCCCGCAGGATCGCGCCGTCGCGCACCTCCTCGGGCCGCTCGGCGAGCCGCGCGGCGACGCCCTGCGTCCGGCTGCGGATCAGGTCCACGTCGGTCTGCGGCACCACCACCCGCACCACGGGGTCGTCGGCGGTGAGCACGTAGCCGATGCGCTCGCCCCGGCGCAGGTAGCGCCCCGGCAGGTCGACGGCGCCGGGCACGATCAGACGCCCGGCCTGGGCCGCCCGCACGACGAGGCCGGCCTGCCGCTCGCGGTAGACCCGCAGGATCTCCTGCGTGCTCGCGATCTGCTCCTGAAGGATCTGCGCCTGGACCCGGTCGCCGAGCCGGGCGGCGTCGTAGCGCAGGCGCAGTTCGACGAGTTGCGCCTCCAGCACCGCGACGCGGCTGTCGAGGCTCGGATCCTCCAGCGTGGCCAGGGCCTCGCCGGCCTGGGCGTCGCGGCCGGGCTCCACTAGCAGCGTGGTGAGGACGCCGTCGGTCTGGGTCCGGATCTGGGTGTCATCGGGAGCCCAGACGACGCCCTGAGCCATCGTGGTGTAGGGCAGGGGGACGATAAACAGCAGCGCGAAGGCCGCGCCGACGGCGGCGCTCGTGAGCGTGATCGCCCGGCCCCGGCGCCGGCTCAGCTTCGGGTCCGTCAGGACGAATTTCAGCCCCTTCATCAGGGGCGCGACGATCGTGCCGAACAGCGCGAGCCCGGCCAGCAGCACGCCGAACACGAAGTACTGGGTGGCGATAAAGGCCGCGATGCCGATCGAGACGATGGTCCGGTAGATGAAGGCGGCGACCGCGTAGACGAGGAGCCAGGGCCGCTCGCCCGCCGCGGTGACCGGGCTCTTCGCGTCCTCGATTTTCAGCAGGTAGCGCTCGACGAGGTAGAAGACGTAGCGGTTGGCGCGCGAGCCGAGGTTGGGAATCTCGATCAGGTCGGCGAAGATGTAGTAGCCGTCGAAGCGCAAGAGCGGGTTGCCGTTGAACAGCAGCGTCGAGACGCTGCCGATCACCATCACGTTGAAGGCGGCCGCTCGCACCAGCCCCGGCTCGGCCGTGGCCCACACGATGGCGGCCAGCCCCGCCAGGAACAGCTCGACGAAGATGCCGGCGGCCGCCACCATCATCCGCTGCCACTTGCTCGGGAAGGCGGCCGAGGTCGAGGCATCGACGTAGGGCGCCGGGAACAGCACGAGCAGCATGACGCCGACCTCGTGCACCTCGCCGCCCCAGGCCTTGGCGGCGCAGGCGTGCCCGGCCTCGTGCAGGGCCTTGATGATGGGGTAGAGGCACATCATCAGCGCGACGTTCTGCGCCGAGAGCATCTGGCCCGCGACGTCGCCTGTCAGCTCGCCCGCGTGCAGGGCGGCCACGACGAGGCCGGCGATCACCACCGCGAGCCAGACCGCGAACCCCCAGACCGAGAAGAGTGGCCGGAAGAACGGCGCCAGCCGGTCGAGCAGCGGGTCGGGGTCGAACAGCGGGAAGCGCACGGCGAGCGGGTTCTTGACCCGGGCGATCAGGGTGCGGCGCGCGGTCGATTCCGAGCGCTCGGCCAGTTCGGCGAGATCCGGCGGCAGATCGCCCTGGAGCAGGTCCGAGCCGTGGAGCTGCGAGATCAGGCGGATCGTGTCGTCCTGTGTCGGCGGGTCATCCTCGTTGCGGCGGGCGGCGGCCTCCCACACCTCCTGCAGGGTGCGGCGCCCGTCCATCATGCAAAGGATCAGGTTGGCGGCGGGCGAGAGGCGGTGGAAGCGCCCGGTCTGGTGATCCTGCAGGACGTACCAGACTTCGCCGCGGAAGCTCTGCCGGTGGATCTCGGCGTGGCGGCGCAGCCGCGGGCGCAAATTCGCGACCCGGTACCAGGATTGGCTGAACAGGGATTGGGACACGCCTCGATCCCCTCACGGCCACCAGTGCCAGACCGCTAGGCGCAGCCAGTCGACGACCGGCCGGGCCCAGATCCAGGCGAGCAGCCGCCGATCGACATCGACCTTGGCGATGCCCTCCATGCCCGGCCGCAGCCGGGTGGCGCCGTCGGCGATCCGGCCCTCGACGCGGAACAGGTTGCGGCCGTTCCTGGCCTCCGCCACCGGGGTGATGGTCTGGATCGTGAGCGCCTGGGGCTGATCGGGCAGGGAGGTCGCGAGCATGTGCCCGGTCTGCCCCTCGTGCAGGTCGGCGATCACCCGCTCGTCCACGCTGAGCACGACGCGGTAGCTGTCGAGCGGCGCGATCTCGAACAACACCTGCCCCCGGCTGACGGCGCCGCCGATGGATTGCGAGAGGTCGCCGGAGACGATCAGCCCGTCGAAGGGCGCGGTGAACTTCGAGCGGGCGATCTGCTCGTCGAGCAGGCGGATCTGCGCGTCGGCCTGATCGATCTGGCTCTTCACCACGTTGATCGTGGCCGGCTGCCGCGTGGCCAGCGCCTTGTCGTATTCGTAGGTACGCTGCTGACGCTCGGTGACCCAGCGCAGGCGCTCCAGGGCGAGGTCGCGGTCCTCCAGGGCGGCGAGGAGGTCGCCCTTGCGCACCGTGTCGCCGGCGCGATGCCCGGCGATCTTGAGGTAGCCGTCGTAGGAGGCGACCACGGAGCGGCGCACGAGGCCCTCGACGCGGGCATCGGCGGTCACGCGGTAATCGGTCTGGATCACCGACAGCGCCAGGACCGCGGAGAGCGCGGCGGCGAGGCCGAGCTTGAGCCCGGTCTTGTTCGGGCCGAAGACCAGCCGCGCGCCGTTCATCACCGCGTCGGTGGCCTTCAGCACGAGCCAGCGGTCGTTCTGCCGCTTGTCTTCCAGCACCGGGCCGATGGCCGCGGCGCAGGCGCTCACCTGCTCGACCGTCTCCAGGCTGAACGGCTGGTCGGCGGGGCGCTCGAGGGTGATCGCGCCGACGAAGCGGTCGTCAACCAGCATCGGCACGGTCAACACCCGGCCGCCATATTGCAGGCGGGCGAGATCGGCATGCGCCGTCGTGACGGTGGCCTCGTTCTCCGGCGGCGGGAACAGGATCAGGCTGCGCTGGTCGATCGCCTCGTTCATGCAGGCGCCGAGGCGGCGCACGAGGTTCATCTCGCGGCCGAACTGGGCCGAGTGCGAGATCGCGGTGATCCGGGTGCTTCCGCGCCGCACGAAGCCGATCGCCGCCCGCTGGCAGGAAAAGGCGATGGCGAGATCCGTCACCGCGGCGGTGCAGGCGGCGGAGTAGCGCGATTGCTCCAGCACCCCGGCAAGCAGATCGAGGACGGAGCGCGAGCGGGCCAGCGTCCGGCGCTCGCCTCGCCCGATCAGCTCGGCCTGCTTGGCGACGAGCCATGCGCTGCCCCACTGCACCTGACGGATGGCGGCGCGCAGATCGTCCTTGTCGAGGCTGTCGAGGGCGAAGGCGGCGACGGCGAAGCAGGCCTCGTCGAGGGCCAGCGGCAGCGCGATCCACGCGCCGGAGACCTGCGGCGGTGCGCCGGGGAGGGGGCCGGTCTCCGCCATCGCCTGCACGACCGGGCGGTTCTCGCGCAAGGCGGCCTCGGCCGTCTCGCGCAGGCCGGCCTCGCACTCGGACTGGGCCGGGAACACGGCGAGCGGGGCGAGTCCGACCGAGGTGCCCGGAAGCAGGACGCAGGCCCGTGGCGCGCCGAGCATCGGCGCCTGGAGCGTGAGCCACGCCTCCGCCGCCGCCTGAAGCGTCTGGGCGGTTCGGAGCACCTGCCACAGGGCCGGCTCCAGCAGGGACAGGCGCGCGGTCGAGCCCGCTGCGGACAGGCCCGACGTGGAGGCGTTCTCCACCGCCAAAGGCTCGCTCATGGCCCCCGGATTCCTTGACTGATGGCGCTCAGGGTCTTGCTTGGGAAGGGTCTCGCCGCCGTGCTGTCGGACGCGGCGGCGGGACAGGACGATCAAGCGTCGAGGTCGAGGCGCCCGTGCCGGTTCTCGTACTCGGCCAGGACGCCGCCGAGGACGGAGTGGAGGCGCTTGGCCGCGAGCGGCGTGAGGATCACGCGGTTCGAGAGATCGACCACCACGTTGTCGGTCGCGGCGAGATTCCAGGTCCGGTTGGTGCCGAAGAACAGATCCACCTGCTCGCGGGTGCCCTGCACGTTCACGACATTGGCGAACTGCGTCGACATGCTGTCCTCACGCCACTCGATCGCACGCACCTGATCGGCGGCCTCGGGCTTGCTGCTCTCGCTCACGACTGTCCCCTCATCTGCGCGCATCACCGCGCGACGTCACCCTGGACCGTTCCGCATCGCTACCATGCCGAGGCCGATCGCGGCGTCTAAGTCCTCGTCAAGACATTGCACGAATAAAGCCGCCCTTGAACGGCGGCTTGCCTTATGAGCTGAGCGAAACCAAGTCGCCTTGCATTTATGGCACACAGGGCGATAGGAGCTATTGCACGGTTTGTGCGATTCGATCACGAATGGAATGTGGCGGCGGCAATGGCCACGAAGAAGATTGAGTTGACCCAGCGTCTCAATTCAAGGCTTCCTTCACGGCCGAGCTGTCATCGGGCGTCTCTCGGCTGCGCGCATCCGGCTTCATGCTGATGCCGATCGAAGGACGGCAGGCGTTCGAGGTGCCGGATCCGGATTTTCCGTTCGTGGACCGCTTCCTCGAAAGCGAGGCCGCCGCACAGGCTCTCACCTTCGCCCTCGCCTCCGGTCTGATCGACCGTCTCGCTCGCCGCTCGGACATGGCGGCGGCGGAACTCGCCGACGCGTTCCGCCTCGATCCGCCGCGCTCCGCCTGCCTTTTCGGTCTCCTCGTCGGTGCCGGCATCGCGGCGGAGCCGGCAGCGGGCCGGATCGCCCTGAGCGCGGCGTTCCGTGCCGTGCTGCCCTGCCGCGACCTGATCGAGGCGAAGCTCGCCTTCGCCGCCGCCGCGTCCGAGGATCTGCGCCGGCACTTCCCCGCCTTCGTCGCGGATCTGCCGGCCTTCATGGCGGCCTCGCGCACCTTCGAGCTGTTCCGGTACGACCGCTGCTTCGAGGTCACGCCCGAGAACCTCGACGCCACCCGGCGCTGGGTCACCTACACCACCTGCCTCACCCGCTACGAGGCCGGTCCCTGCCTCGACCGGATCGAGCCCGGACGCCATCGGCGCCTGCTCGATCTCGGCGGCAATAGCGGCGAGTTTGCCGCCCAGGCCTGCCGCCGCGCCCCGGCCCTGACCGCGACGGTGTTCGACCTGCCCGTCGTCTGCGCGCTCGGCCGCGAGAACCTCGCGGGCCGGCCGGAGGGTGCTCGCGTCACGTTCCAGGCCGGCGACATGCGGCGCGATCCGCTGCCGGAAGGCCACGACCTCGTCACCTTCAAGTCGGTCCTGCACGATTGGCCGGCAGAGGAAGCTCGCGCCCTGCTCGCGCGCGCCGGTCATGCCCTGACACCGGGCGGTCGCCTCGTGATCTACGAGCGGGCGCCGATGCGTCTGCACGCGCGCGCGCCCGGATATGTCCAATCGGCCGACCTCGTGTTCCAACCCTTCTTCCGCGAGGCCGACTTCTATGCCGAGGCGCTGGCGGCCCTCGGCTTCGTCGCGTGCCGCATCCGCAGCCTCGCGCTGGAGACGCCGTTCCACCTCATCGAGGCACGCAAGCCCGGCGGTGCGCCGTGATCGCGCCCTTCGTCGTCGCGGTGACCGGCCCGCCAGGCAGCGGGAAGACAACCCTGTCCCGCGCCCTGGCGGAGCGGCTCGGCGGTGCACCCGTCCTGTCCTACGATGCCTACGAAACCATCACCGGCTGGCCGCCGGAGCAGGTGGCGGCGTGGCTCGCGGATGGTGCGCCCCTTGATGCGGTGCCCGTTCCGGGACTTGCCGAGGACCTGGCGCGACTGCGGCGCGGCGAGCCGGTGCCGGACCGGGAGCGCGGCGGCACGCTGCGCCTGGCCCGGCGCGGGGCGCGCCCGGCCATCGTTCTCGACACCCTTCTCGGCCGGGACCATCCCGGCACGGGGACGCAGATCGACCATCTGGTCTGGCTCGACCTGCCGCTGGATCGCGCGCTGGCGCGCAAGCTGCGCAGCTTCACCGGCGAGGCGCAGCGCGACCCCTCGGCTACCCCCAGATTCCTCGCCGCGCTC is from Methylorubrum sp. B1-46 and encodes:
- a CDS encoding AAA family ATPase: MIAPFVVAVTGPPGSGKTTLSRALAERLGGAPVLSYDAYETITGWPPEQVAAWLADGAPLDAVPVPGLAEDLARLRRGEPVPDRERGGTLRLARRGARPAIVLDTLLGRDHPGTGTQIDHLVWLDLPLDRALARKLRSFTGEAQRDPSATPRFLAALDAYLGRYDTLLHPTYALQRERVRPAADLILGAGTLAEHLAAIESNLQPHLHVTLAAAPTA
- a CDS encoding DUF3467 domain-containing protein, yielding MSESSKPEAADQVRAIEWREDSMSTQFANVVNVQGTREQVDLFFGTNRTWNLAATDNVVVDLSNRVILTPLAAKRLHSVLGGVLAEYENRHGRLDLDA
- a CDS encoding methyltransferase; the encoded protein is MPIEGRQAFEVPDPDFPFVDRFLESEAAAQALTFALASGLIDRLARRSDMAAAELADAFRLDPPRSACLFGLLVGAGIAAEPAAGRIALSAAFRAVLPCRDLIEAKLAFAAAASEDLRRHFPAFVADLPAFMAASRTFELFRYDRCFEVTPENLDATRRWVTYTTCLTRYEAGPCLDRIEPGRHRRLLDLGGNSGEFAAQACRRAPALTATVFDLPVVCALGRENLAGRPEGARVTFQAGDMRRDPLPEGHDLVTFKSVLHDWPAEEARALLARAGHALTPGGRLVIYERAPMRLHARAPGYVQSADLVFQPFFREADFYAEALAALGFVACRIRSLALETPFHLIEARKPGGAP
- a CDS encoding preprotein translocase subunit SecA, with the translated sequence MSDPLALPAGPLPAGPAFRLPSARAYSEHKPLKATRLDQAAAKVIGLARVGLAGWASRRYARIARNALAQAETVAELSEEALQFRIRAVTSTLRAQKTFRDPDITEAFALIREMSGRVKGQRHYGVQMMGAAALLDGRIAQMATGEGKTLTATLAAGAAALAGLPVHVVTVNDYLAERDAEEMRPLYAALGLTVGVIKEKQEQPERALAYGCNITYCTNKDLAFDYLRDRIALGQRASDVRLKLENMHAGASRLAQLRLRGLHFAIVDEADSVLIDEARTPLIISAPAGSQFGTEVLARAMEIAGELSSPQHYAIEAAEHRIVLTEPGRERIAALAKSDARSEDSAWRGRVTREGLVRQALSALHLFHRDENYILRDGKVVIVDANTGRVMPDRSWSDGLHQMVEHKEGCALSGARATLARMTYQRFFRRYPRLAGMTGTTRGVAAEFWTVYRLPVARIPTHRPVQRRHLPDEVLPDEGAKWRRVTERIAELHARGCPVLVGTRSVAASARASAYLTEAGLPHTVLSAAQDGQEAAIVAQAGQRGRITVATNMAGRGTDIKLGPGIAELGGLHVIMVERQDARRIDDQLAGRSGRQGEPGCFQAILSLDDPLMESGPIGRGPARRIMALLGPARGRAFGARLLRHAQLRTERLHGRMRADLLHSDQMQDRILAFAGHAE
- a CDS encoding efflux RND transporter periplasmic adaptor subunit produces the protein MTFQAGMRRARICAALAALCLCASAARAEATRVDCVVEPAQKLKIGSATLGILKSVPVNRGATVKAGDIIARLDSSVEEANVALSRAQSESTASIEAQQTRIELYKRRLDRQNQLSKGIVTQEKLDQVEADYEIGRRDLQTEILKHKLAGIELQRAEAQLELRMIRSPIRGIVTERLMSAGEFVRQDSAIFTLVQLDPLYVEAYLPVSRWKEVALGMPATVELDQPIGGTYVAKVSVVDQVFDAASGTFGVRLELPNPDFKLPGGQRCKVAFPLAAAGPLATAQPSEAR
- a CDS encoding PqqD family peptide modification chaperone, with the translated sequence MSQSLFSQSWYRVANLRPRLRRHAEIHRQSFRGEVWYVLQDHQTGRFHRLSPAANLILCMMDGRRTLQEVWEAAARRNEDDPPTQDDTIRLISQLHGSDLLQGDLPPDLAELAERSESTARRTLIARVKNPLAVRFPLFDPDPLLDRLAPFFRPLFSVWGFAVWLAVVIAGLVVAALHAGELTGDVAGQMLSAQNVALMMCLYPIIKALHEAGHACAAKAWGGEVHEVGVMLLVLFPAPYVDASTSAAFPSKWQRMMVAAAGIFVELFLAGLAAIVWATAEPGLVRAAAFNVMVIGSVSTLLFNGNPLLRFDGYYIFADLIEIPNLGSRANRYVFYLVERYLLKIEDAKSPVTAAGERPWLLVYAVAAFIYRTIVSIGIAAFIATQYFVFGVLLAGLALFGTIVAPLMKGLKFVLTDPKLSRRRGRAITLTSAAVGAAFALLFIVPLPYTTMAQGVVWAPDDTQIRTQTDGVLTTLLVEPGRDAQAGEALATLEDPSLDSRVAVLEAQLVELRLRYDAARLGDRVQAQILQEQIASTQEILRVYRERQAGLVVRAAQAGRLIVPGAVDLPGRYLRRGERIGYVLTADDPVVRVVVPQTDVDLIRSRTQGVAARLAERPEEVRDGAILREVPGAQQEIPSLALATQGGGTIAVDASNPQKPVALQSIFVFDVQLAGGIPFNVLGERVYVRFDHGAEPIAWRVLRSLRQVFLSQFRV
- a CDS encoding HlyD family efflux transporter periplasmic adaptor subunit; this encodes MSEPLAVENASTSGLSAAGSTARLSLLEPALWQVLRTAQTLQAAAEAWLTLQAPMLGAPRACVLLPGTSVGLAPLAVFPAQSECEAGLRETAEAALRENRPVVQAMAETGPLPGAPPQVSGAWIALPLALDEACFAVAAFALDSLDKDDLRAAIRQVQWGSAWLVAKQAELIGRGERRTLARSRSVLDLLAGVLEQSRYSAACTAAVTDLAIAFSCQRAAIGFVRRGSTRITAISHSAQFGREMNLVRRLGACMNEAIDQRSLILFPPPENEATVTTAHADLARLQYGGRVLTVPMLVDDRFVGAITLERPADQPFSLETVEQVSACAAAIGPVLEDKRQNDRWLVLKATDAVMNGARLVFGPNKTGLKLGLAAALSAVLALSVIQTDYRVTADARVEGLVRRSVVASYDGYLKIAGHRAGDTVRKGDLLAALEDRDLALERLRWVTERQQRTYEYDKALATRQPATINVVKSQIDQADAQIRLLDEQIARSKFTAPFDGLIVSGDLSQSIGGAVSRGQVLFEIAPLDSYRVVLSVDERVIADLHEGQTGHMLATSLPDQPQALTIQTITPVAEARNGRNLFRVEGRIADGATRLRPGMEGIAKVDVDRRLLAWIWARPVVDWLRLAVWHWWP